GGTTCCTCGTCCCGATCCTACAGCTTTACTGTGAGTAGGGGATCACATCAACGGAAAACAATTACACAAAATTGTGCAACAGCCAGAAAGAGCCCAAACCACATCAGTAGCTCAGAAGCTACGTGGAGGAAACGAGAGCGACTACAAGGGGAAGACGTCAGTGGACTTCGAGGACAAAGAGGAAGTTCTTCCGGCATCGGGGATAAGGACCAGCCCCTGGAGACCGGGGACATGACCACAGCCATAGGCCTCCCCTGGGGCCGTGACCCCGGAGACGGTGGAGCTACGTCTGCAACACGCTCGGGTGAAGGCAGGTGACCCGCGATTCCGGTCGTCCGACTATCTTGCAAGAATAAGTTCACAGAAAGTCGGGGCCAAGGGTGCCACGTCCCGCACAGGGAAGCACCGTGAGCCTGTGTGTCCAACCACCCGCGGGCTGGGAGACTCAGGGCCCCCGTGCTTGTCTGTCGTCCCCAAGCATCAACGGACACCGTCCCCCGTTGATAAAGAGCCAAAGGGTGAAGTATAGTATTTGAACTGAACCGTTTAAGCACCGAGAGCTAACAAACGAGACGAGGAAGGGAGCGGGGTGCGCGTCAACACGCAAGACCCAGAGCATTTCTACGCACTCACGATGAGCACTGGGAAGAAGTTgcaaaagcaattccatttacaataataTGAAAAGGGATAAATTAGGAGTTGGTTAACTTAACCAAGACCGGTACGATAAAAACTACAAAACgttgttgaaataaattaaaggaaatgtaaataagTGGAGAGCCCACGTTCATGGGCTGGAACGCTTCCTCCTCTTACGATGGCCGATGGCCGTGCCCCCAAAGCCACCCACCGGGGCGCGGGCCTGACTCGGGAGGGCGCGACCTCCGCCCCAATGGGCGCCGCCAGCACACGCCAGGTGGCCGGAGGTGGTGGCGTCCTCTGCGGGGACGGGTTACAGGACGGGACAGAGAAACCCCTGTGGCCTCGGAGGAGGCGGCAGGCGAGCGGGAGGAGGCCCGGCCTGCAGACCGGTGCAGGCGCCCCAAGCTcactgcccccccgcccctcacGGGGTCCCGGCCCACCAGCCTGACGCGGTGCTCCTCCTCCAGGATGAAGAGGTTCTCCCTCTCGCAGTAGAAGGCGGCGGCGTCCAGAAGGGCCTTCAGGGGCACCAAGCCCACCAGCTGCGAGCCCACCACCGCGACGCTCAGCTCCTGCAGACGTCCAGGGACAGTCCAGGGCAGGGGGGACAGGAGACGCCCTGAGGGTGTCCTGggacccgccccgcccccccgggggaCGCCCCCCGCCCACCCGGagggacccccctcccccagggacgCCCGCGCCCACCTGGGCTTCTCTGCAGGTCTCCTCGTAGACCGTATGCAGCGCTGTGACCTCGAAGTCCAGGAGGTTTGTGGACACCTGGGCCAGGTTCTTCTCATCCAGGTACCAGCCGATGCCCTGGACCTTCTTCAGGCGTCCTGGCTACGAGGGAGACTCCGGCTcaggccctgcccacccccaggccccggggcccgcAGGTGCTGCGCTGCTGCCCCGCCCCGGCTGGCGCCCTTGCTCCTCGCCGAGCCAGCAGGGGACAGGCCACCCTCAGGGACCTGAGGCCCCCGCGGGCACCAGGCTCACACAGCCTTGCCCCCCAGCACCTCGCCCACACCGCgccctgccctgggagcccgcctgggtccccccaaccccccctcccGCGCTCGTCCCTGCCACCCGCCCTCAGCCCAGAGGCGGGCTCTGTGCTCCCGGGCCCACCTGACGGACCTCTGGGCTCTGGATTCAGCAAGAACAAAAAGAGGGATTCGGGGTGTGCCCTGCTGCTATGTTGCTCTTACATGCTGCTCCCGGGGCCTCGCTgtctggcagggggtggggggcacctagAGTCCCTGGGGGGTACCTGGGGGTACCCGGGGCCCCTGGAGCTGTGGGGCGCACCTGGAGTCCCCGGGGGGTACCTGGGGGTACCCGGGGCACCAGGAGCTGTGGGGGGACTCCGAAGCAGATGTCCCCCCAGGAGTATGGAATCCTGCGAGACCCTAACAAGGGCTCTACCTGCCACGGCCGTAGACGCCCAGGCTGGGGAGCCCCTCACCTggtcccggccccggccctgctCCCGGATGTTGAGGGCGATGCGATGCGCCTGCTCCCGGGTGCCGAGCAGGTTGACGTTGAAGGCGATGAGGAACTTCCGAGCGCCCGTGGCCGTGGCCCCCCAGCGGGGGACGAAGGAGCTGGGGCCAAAGTCGGGCGCCCACTCAGCCTGCTTGAGCTGCGGGGAGACGCACCGGGCTGTGGCGACCCCCGGGAGGGCCCCTGCCCGTCGGGGAGGAGGCGGGCGCCCCCCTGCaggcccaccccccacccccccacccccgccaggaCACGCACCTTGTCGGGGAGGGCCTCGTACTCCCCCGCCCGGATGGCCGGCAGGGCCCTGCGCCCCGCGGTCTGGGCCGCCTCCCCGTACAGGTACACTGCGAGGGCACGGGGgtcagggcggggtgggggggcagagggcacagggtgggggcagggatggggggcagggatgggggtagGGTCCCCGGGGGGTCAGGGCCCTAGTGCCGGACACGCGAGCTGAACCCTCACGGCCTGCACCGGCCGGCTTCCTGCGCCCCCTTCCTGCATCCATGGGTCTCTCAGGAGGGTGTGGGGGTCACTGATGGGGCCTCCGATTGGGCGGGGAcccctcctctgcaccccccccccggggcagggcggccccaccctgctgcccctcctgcacAGTGTCCCCGACGCCAGGAGTTAGaagtagagggagggagggaagcacgTTCGGTTCTTTCTAGAAGGCAACGTGCCCCAGCAGcccggggtccccaggaccatGCGCTGCCGCACTGGCCCCTCCCACCCTGCGCGCACCCACCCCATCCCCCGTGGCCCCGCGGGGCTCCCCCGGCCCCCCACTGGCGCCCTGGTCTCCGGGTCTGACCTCCCCAGAGGATGTCATTCCCTTAGGAAGCGGTGGCCCTGCCCCCGACGGCCGGGCCGAGACCCTGAGGTCCCCACGGGCGGtgggggccctgccctggggggcCCCTCCTGGCGCACTCACCCGGCACGCCCAGCTCCTCCGCCAGCCGCCGGCCAAAGGCCTGGGCACAGAGCACACACTCATCCATGGTGACGCCCCTCACGGGCACGAAGGGGCACACGTCCAGGGCGCCCATCCGGGGGTGCTCCCCTGCAGGGacaggggtggaggaaggggaggctgggCCGGGCGCTCAGAGGGCTCCTGGACGCCCCGCCGCACCCCACCCTCCGCCGCGGGGACCCTGCGAGAGCCAGCGGGCCAGGTCCCCCTCGGAGCCACGGGGCTCAGTGCCCGGGCAGGCGCCGCGCTCCCACTGGCCGCCCGGCCCTCGGCCCCGCAGCTTCCGGAGCGGCCTCCCCCAAACCTGGGCCCCTCCCCACGGGCCCCGCGGCGCGGGAGCCCTTGGCTGGGATTAGCTTCCTCGCTCACCGGCTGGGATCACCTGTgggtcccccgcccccgcccagcgGCCAGAGACCCTGCCCTCTTGacctctccctgtgtgtccaACCTTTGACCCCGGCCGCCCTGGACGGTCCACTGGACGGCCGGCTCCCGCGTCCTcgcgccccgggcccccccaGGCCCGCGCGGGATGCCGGCACTGGGCACCCCTGAAACACGGGCGGCCCGAGACCCCCGGGGGCCCTCCCGGGACAAGCCCTAGGCCGCTGCCCCGCGCCCGAGGCGGAGCCGGCCGCGCGCTCACCCCGGTGCTGGCTCATGTCGATGAGCTGGAAGGCCGCCCGGGCGGCGTTCAGGGCCCCCTCCACCACGGCCTGGGGCTGCCCCACGAAGGTGTAGACAGTGCGGTTGGTGGAGGGGCCGGCGTCCACGTCCAGCAGCACACAGCCCGGGGTCTGGGTCACGGCTCGGGAGATGGCGTCAATCACCTGGGGAGGAGAGCCCGaccccgtgcctcagtttccccacttggAAGAAGGGACAGGAGCCTCAGGGGAGCCGCGCCTCTCCTGCCGCCCCAACCACCACCCACACAGGGGCCTAAGGAGCCAGGGCTGAGCATGTGGGAATCCCTCCAAGAGCGCAGGCCCGGGGAAGCCCGCCCGTGTTTCTTGGGGTCAgcaagaggagggaaaagaggggaaactgaggcaggaatcAGAACCCGGATGGAGGGACTGCTGGGCTCCAAGAAGGTGACCTATGGGCCAAGGACACAGAGGGTCAGGGTGCTGGCCTCCCAAGCAGTCCCAGGGCGGGGGGGCGAGTGAAGGGCCCGGAACCTTCTGTGGCAGCAGGATAGCCCAGTGGTCGGGAGCAGGGCTCTGTGGCTGTCGGGGGTCTGCTCcactccctgtgcctcagtgtcctcctcgGTAACGGGGGGATAAGAGCAGAGCCCACCTGAGGAGGTGTGGggacccctgcctgcctgcccatcCCCCGGCCTCTTCCTTAGCCCTGTCGGCCCCTTCGAGTCCCCGCCTCATGGGCACCTCCCCGTGGCTGAGGACAGGGGAGACCCGCTCCCCAGACCCGCACGGAGCACACCTGTGTCCTGGCCCtaagccccccgccccccctcaccTGCTGGTTGTTCCCCTCTGAGAAGTTGGGAACACATTCCACCAGCTGGGCCATGGTCGGGCCTCGATCCTGGGCTCTGCTCCCAGGACAGacggaggggaggagggacagtgCTCCCCGGGGCCCGCGGCCCTTATCTGCGGCGGCAGGGCCCTCCCACGGCAGCCGGGCTGCTCATTAACCATAGTCCTGGCGAGGCGCGGGCGGCCGTGGTGTCTGCGCACCCACGGAGCAGGACAGGAAGGGGGCCGGACCCCGTGAGCCAGACGACGACATCCGCCCACCCGGCTGGGGGCAGGCTCCCCCGAGAGCAGCACAGGTGACCGGGACCCTCAGGGGGCAAACGTCCTCCCAGGTGCTGGACTCAGGTCAACCCAGGCTCCAATCCCAGCTTGGCCCAGGGCCTCCTGGTGGTTGTTCATGTGACCCTGCATGTGACCCTCCAAGTGACCTTCCAAGTGACTCTCCAAGTGACACTCCAAGTGACGCTCCGAGTGACGCTCCAAGTGACGCTCCAAGTGACCCTCTGTGACCCTCCATATGACCCTCCAGTGACTCTCCATGTGACCCTCCATAGGACCCTCCAAGTGACTCTCCAAGTGATGCTCCAAGTGACCCCCTATGTGATCCTCTATGTGACTCTCCAGTGACCCTCCAAGTGATGCTCCAAGTAACCCTCTGTGACTCTCCATGTGGCCCTCCATTGACCCTCCAAGTGACCCTCCATATGACCCTCCAGTGACCCTCCAAGTGACGCTCCAAGTGACCCTCCAGTGACTCTCCATGTGACCCTCCATATGACCCTCCAAGTGACTAAGTGATGCTCCAAGTGACCCCCTATGTGATCCTCTATGTGACTCTCCATTGACCCTCCAAGTGACCCTCCAAGTGATCCTCCAAGTGATCCTCCAATTGACCCTCCAGTGACTCTCCATGTGACTCTCCAAGTGATGCTCCAAGTGACGCTCCATGTGACTCTCCCAGTGACCTTCCAAGTGATGCTCCAAGTGATGCTCCAAGTGACCCTCCAAGTGACCCTCTATGTGACCCTCCATGTGGCCCTCCAAATGACCCTCCAGTGACCCTCCAAGTGATGCTCCAAGTGATCCTCCAGTGACCCTCCAGTGACCCTCTATGTGACCTTGCAAGTAACCCTGCATGTGACCCTCCATGTGACCCAAATGACCCTCCATGTGACCTTCCATGTGACCTTCCAAGTGTCCATCAAGTGACCCTCAACGTGATCTGCCAGTGACCCTCCATGTGACCCTCCAAGTAATGCTCCAAGGACCCTCCAAGTGACCCACCTTGTGATGCTTATGACCTTCCATGTGACTCTGCATGTGACCCTGCATGTGACCCTCTAGTGACCCTCCAGTGACCTTCCAAGTGACCCTCCATATGACACCCCAGGTGACCCTGTGAGCCTCAATTTTTTCACATCGGCTTCTGAGCTTCAGGCGGCAGAAAGATGAGAGGGGCCAAGTGTGGGGCCCCGTCCGCGGCCCTGGCTCTCGGCAGAGGTCAGCTCGGCctggtcggggcggggggggggggggtgtcgaGTCTGCACGTGCGTGGACGTCCCTGCAGCGCAAGGGAGCACGATGaagccccagctccccagctgctGGCTGTTCTCCCGAGGCCGGAGGCTTCTCACGAAGGGGTGACGTGTCCGGgccagcagcccagggccctgcaccCAGACACCCGGCCGGGCCACCAGGTGGGCATTCCCAGCCTGCGGAGCTACCTAGGAGGAGGCGAGCCCGGCAGGGTAGGGACAGCACCAGCCTGAGGACACTCCTGCCCGCCCGCCAGGGCCCTCCCAGACGCCCACTGTACCCCGTCTGCCATCCGCCAGGGCGCAGGACCCACCCAGCCGTGGCAGTGCAGGGGGGCCAAGGTCCCAGGGGGGAGACGCCCAGCTCCTGGTCCCCGTGTGTGGCCTCGGGACCCCACCCCTGGAGCAGCCAGACAAGCCCAGAACCCCGGGGAGGCTGCGGCAGGCCAGGCCCTCTGCAGCCCCGGCTCCCCTGGGTGGACACGATGACCGCTCTCCCTCCTCTAGGTCCCACGAGTGACGGGAGCCCCGGCAGGACCTGCAAAGGCCCAACGAAAGCGTTTTTCCAAACCCGGGTCCTAACGCTGAGGCTCGTCCCTAGAGGCCTGCATCCCGGTGGTGCCCAAGTGCccaccagcccccctcccccgacGCAGAGCCCTGGTGCTAAATCTGTGCACCCTGGATGGACCCCCAAGGTGGCAGAGTCCCTCAGCCGGGGGTGGGTGTCCAGTGGCTGGAAGGGCAGGGAGGCGTCAGTTATGGACTGGGTTGTGGCCACCCCCAAAATCATGTGTTGAAGCCCCGACCCCTGCACCTCAGGGAGCGGCTGTATTTGGACACAGGGTCTTTACAAAGGCAGTAAAGTTAACATCATGTCTGTCGTGGGGTGACCCTTGTCTACTCCGACTGGTGTCCTCATAGGGAGAGCACAAGCCTGTGAGGCCGCGGAGGGAAGGCCGCatctgcgcacccaggagagggGCTCCGGAGCTGCGATGTCCAGCCCCCGGCTGGGGGGTAATAAGTGCGGTTTGAAGCCCCCTGTTCTGTTGGGGTGTCGGGCTGCCCAGGCTGTGGCTGTGTCCTAAGACGCCTGGGGCCTCTGGGACACAGGAGGCTGTGACAGGGACAGGTGACCCAGAAACCCCAATACTTTCACACCCACAGCAGGGACGGGACCGGGGACCATCCACTCAGCCAAGGCCCAGGAGGGGGCCAGCGCCAGGCCGTGGGCCCAGGGGGTCACTTGTCTTGGAGATCTCAGGAGACACGGGGACCTGACGGCTccagcatggggggagggggcgtgtCAGATCATCCCTGGATTAAGCAGGTTCCCCGGAATCCACACAGCCCCGGGCgccctcctctctgtcccctaCGCTGCTGTCCCCATGCAATTCCCACGTCGGAACAAGGgacctgtgttttcattttgcccCAGCTCTGCGGGGCCTACAGCCGCCCTGCCCGCACGGAACCCTCGCCTCAGGCTCTGCATTTGGGGAAACCAGCCGCAGGCTCCTTGCGGCCGGAGTGGAGTCCTCGAGGCCTGACCGGGCGGGTGCCCCATTGGCTGGAGGCCCGGGAGCTGTGCCCCTCGAGGCTGGGTCGCGGCTCAGCCCCCGGATCCTGCGGGCACCTCCCCGCGCTCTCCACCCCTCAAAGAGCCAAGGGAAAGGGAAACAGGAAACGGATGGTTTTAATACAGTGACTCGATGGTGCCGCGGGTgtgggcggccgggccgggccgggccgggccgggctgggggccgAGGGGGCGCCTGCtggggccgggcgggccggggcgcTCCTGGGCGGCCGCGGGAGGGGCGCAGGCGACCCgctccagccccgccccgcccccgcagggAGGCTCGCTGCGGGCGGCTCACCAGGCGAAGAGCGGCTTGCGGTCGTCCTTGGCGAGCTCGCACAGGCAGCTGAGCAGCAGCAGCGAGTCGCCCAGGAACTTGGGGGGCAGCACGTCGATGAGCAGCTTGCGCAGCGCggccgggctgcggggggggCTGGCGCGCAGGTCGGGCCGCTGCCGCAGGATGCCGTAGGTGTTGATGAGGAACTCGCTGAACTCCGGGTGCACGTCGCGGTTGTAGCCCAGCCTCTCCAGGCGCGCCGTGAGCGCCGCGTAGCGCTGGGTCAGCTCCCGCAGCCGCGTCTGGTCCACCGACCCGTCCAGGGACTTGGTGCACGTCTGCGGGGGCGGCTCCGTGGGCGGCGGcccccccctgcccaccccctgcccaccccctgcgGCGCGGCCCGGGCGCTGGGACCCCGGGTCACCCGAGGCCTCCCCGCcgcagagggcaggtggggggaggggggacccctAGAGCTGTGTGGGCAGCACGGGGTGGGGCCTCCgggagggaggggcctggggaggggctcaggggagggagggaccccggggagggagggggctcccggggagggagggtcccggggggagggagggaccccAGGGCGCGGGAGGGCCCCAGCGGAGGGAGGGACCCGGCAGGGAGGCGGCGGCAGGGGCGCACCTGCTTGATCTTCTCGGGGATGTTGGACACGGTGAAGCCGTACAGGCGGGTCAGCCCCGGGAACACGTAGGCCAGGATGCGCCGGTCCAGCTGGAAGGCGATCTCCCCGACGATGCGCCCGTCCTTCTGGGCGCCGCAGCAGCCCTGGATCTCTGTGAGGAGCGGCGGGGCAGGCCGGCGCAGGACAAGGACAGTCAGGGGCCAAGCCTCCTCCTGCCGCACCCCTGGATCCGTTTGGGGGAACAACTGAAGTAATCGCGCCCGGGTTTGGGGTGAAGCGCTGGGGCCCGGCCCCCCCCCACCGCGGAGGGCCCCGGCCGCCCCCAAGCCGGAGGGTAACAGCAGGGGAAGGAGAGCTGGACCCTCCTGCGGTCCCAGGGCAGCGACCCCTGTCCCCTCGCCCCAGGCAGCCTGACCACCTGTGGTCCGGGTCGTcgccacccaccccacccccgtcctcTGAGACCAAGGGAAATGCCTTTCAAGCTTGTTTCTCAGCCCAGGAGCGTTTGTCTTGTCCCCCCAGAACCTGCTTCCAGACCTGCTGCAGCCCCGTCCCTCAGTCAGCGGACCCTTCCCACGCTCCTGGCCCCATGCGTGTGACCCCGAGACCCCGGCGAGCACAGCCGCATCCCCGCCGCCCAGAGCCTCCGCCCGacgcctccccctgctcctgccgGGCTTTCATCCCCACGAGGAGCCCAGGGCTTGTCCAGCCACCAGACCAACCCTACAGGTGACGCCTGGTGCAGCCTGCGGGCTCCACCCCAAGGGCAGGGGCACACCCACGGGTGGGTCCCGTGACCACACACAGGACACCCCACACGGGCACCTGAGCCCTGAGAGcggcaggaccccaggaccagccTTGGCCGTGGCCGTGGGCAGGTGGTTGCCTTCCTCGGCCCCATCCTGTGCCCGGGTCCCCTTAACCGTCCAGCCAAGACAGCCTCCAGGGCGCTCACACGGCGCCGCCAGTGGGTGACCACAGGGGCTCATCAGCCCTTTCAGGACAGGCTGCTGCCAGGTGGCCACTGGTGACCCCAGAGGACAGGCCCCCGAGGACGGACCCTGAGGACGGCCCCCAAGGACAGGGCCCCGAGGACAGACCCCCGAGGACAGGGCCCCAAGGACGGGCCCCAAGGACGGGCCCCAAGGACAGACCCCCGAGGACAGCCCCCGAGGACAGACCCTGAGGATGGCCCCCGAGGACAGGGCCCTGAGGACAGGCCCCGAAGA
The sequence above is a segment of the Canis lupus dingo isolate Sandy chromosome 31, ASM325472v2, whole genome shotgun sequence genome. Coding sequences within it:
- the FTCD gene encoding formimidoyltransferase-cyclodeaminase, whose amino-acid sequence is MAQLVECVPNFSEGNNQQVIDAISRAVTQTPGCVLLDVDAGPSTNRTVYTFVGQPQAVVEGALNAARAAFQLIDMSQHRGEHPRMGALDVCPFVPVRGVTMDECVLCAQAFGRRLAEELGVPVYLYGEAAQTAGRRALPAIRAGEYEALPDKLKQAEWAPDFGPSSFVPRWGATATGARKFLIAFNVNLLGTREQAHRIALNIREQGRGRDQPGRLKKVQGIGWYLDEKNLAQVSTNLLDFEVTALHTVYEETCREAQELSVAVVGSQLVGLVPLKALLDAAAFYCERENLFILEEEHRVRLVVNRLGLDSLSPFNPKERIIEYLVPDGGPEPSLADQPLRAFVREGAALASMAGLMTYGRRQFEHLDATVRRLVPPFHAAAAALTELVDADARAFRAYLEATKLPKSTEEERDRRAAALQEGLRQAVAVPLALADTVASLWPALQELARCGNLACRSDLQVAAKALETGVFGAYFNVLINLKDITDDVFKDQTRQHIARLLQDAKTQAALVLDHLEARQE